GGATGTAAAGGGCGGCTTCTGGACCTTCATCTATCCGCTGGCGGATGGGTCTGGCGATATTCGCGTGTCCACCACGCGCCCCGAAACCATGCTGGCCGATATGGCCGTGGCGGTTCATCCGGAAGATGATCGCTACAAAGACCTGATTGCGCGCGGCGCGAAGGTAAAGCTGCCCATTACGGGCCGTGAAATTCCCATCGTGGCGGACGAGCACGCCGATCCCGAGCTTGGTTCTGGCGCGGTGAAGATCACGCCCGGCCATGATTTCAACGATTTCGACGTCGGCAAGCGCGCCGGGATCGCGGCGAGCGAGATGCTCAATATGCTCGATGCGGAGGCGCGTGTGTGCCAAACGGCAGACGGGCTGGTGCCGGATGAGCTCATCGGCCTCGACCGTTTCGATGCCCGCAAGCGCGTGGTCGAAATGCTGAAGGAAAGCGGCCACCTCGTCCCCCACGTCGCCAAGACGAAGAAGGGCGAGGAGCAGGAGCTGGACGCTGAGCCGCGCACCATCCCCACTCCCTTCGGCGACCGCGGCGGCGTGCCCATCGAACCGTGGCTGACCGACCAATGGTATGTCGATGCGGCGGAACTGGCGAAAAAGCCGATCGCGGCGGTGAAATCGGGCGAGATCGACATCGTGCCCTCCAGTTGGGAAAAAACCTTCTTCAACTGGATGGAGAACATCCAGCCTTGGTGTGTCAGCCGCCAGCTATGGTGGGGGCACCGGATTCCGGCTTGGTATGACGAAAGCGGCAAGGCCTATGTCGCCATGACTGAGGACGAAGCGCAGGCGCAGGCCGGCAATGGCGTGGCGCTTCGGCGCGACGAGGACGTGCTCGACACATGGTTCTCCAGCGCGCTGTGGCCCTTCGCCACGCTCGGTTGGCCGGAAGGGGAGGCAAATACACCCCCCTCCGCTCATCCTGAGCCTGTCGAAGGATCGTCCTTCACTTCGAGCGCAGCATCAGAAGAAAAAGGCAGCCCTTCGACAAGCTCAGGGCGAGCGGTCTCGCTCTATGAAAAACACTATCCCAATAACCTGCTCATCAGCGGGTTCGACATCCTGTTCTTCTGGGATGCGCGCATGATGATGGCGGGGTATTACAATACCGGACAGGCCCCGTGGCCCAAGCTGTACCTGCATGGCCTCGTGCGCGCGGCGGACGGGCAGAAAATGTCCAAGTCCAAGGGCAATGTCGTCGACCCGCTGGGCCTGATCGACCAGTATGGCGCGGATGCGCTGCGCTTTTTCATGGCCGCCATGGAAAGCCAGGGCCGCGACATCAAGATGGATAACAAGCGGGTCGAGGGCTATCGCAATTTCGCAACCAAGCTGTGGAACGCCACGCGCTTCTGCCAGTCCTACGGCATCGGCGCGTCAGACACGATCAAGGCTCCGCCCGCCCGCCTCGCCGCCAACCAGTGGATCATCGGCGAAGTGCAGCAGACGGTGGCGGCGCTCGATGCCGCCATGGCAGACCTGCGGTTCGATACCGCCGCCAGCACGATCTACCACTTCACGTGGGACCGCTTCTGCGACTGGTATCTGGAACTGATCAAGCCGGTCTTGCAGTCTGACGAAGCCATCCCGGCGCAGGATGAAACAAAGGCGGTTGCCGGATGGGCGCTCGACCAAATCCTGGTGATGCTGCACCCCTTCATGCCCTTCATCACTGAAGAACTGTGGCACGCGCAAGGGAACCGCAGCTACGACCTGATCCTCGCCAAATGGCCCGACCCGCGGGCCGAAGTTAGCAAGGACGCGACCGACGCCATCGACTGGACCATCGCGCTCACCACCGCAACGCGCGGCGCGCGCAACGAACTGGGCATTTCTCCCGGCGAGAAACTGGCGGCATATGTCGCAAACCCGTCGGACGTGGCGCAGCGCGTGCTGGATCGCAGCGCCGCCGCAATCGAGCGCCTTGCGCGCCTGTCTCCGGTCACCGTGAGCGAAGCGCCTGCCGGGGCAGCAATGCAGGTGACCGCTGGCGACGACGTGTTCGTGGTGCCGCTGGAAGGGGTGATCGATATCGAAGCCGAACGCGCGCGTTTGCAGAAGGCGCTCGCCGCTTCGCAGAAGGAAGCGGGATCGCTGCAGGGCCGCCTCGGGAATGCCAATTTCGTCGAACGCGCCAAGCCCGAAGCGGTCGAGAAAGCGCGGGACGACCTGGCGCATCATCAAGCGGAGGCCGCACGGCTGGAAGCGGCGCTTGCGCGATTGGGGTGACCGGCCTCCCCTCCTTTTCAAAGGAGGGGATTGAGGGGTGGTTGCGACGCGCAAGCGTCGTTTGCAGCAAGCACCACCCCCCCAACCCCCTCCTTTGAAGAGGAGTGGGCTTTGCGCGGCCCTTATTTCCTACAGCACCGAACCGTGGCATGGCTCGCTGAATGACGATCAGCCCCGCCTTTCCAAAAATCTCCGGAGAAGTGTCAACTTCGTTTCTTCGACGTAAATGCATGTTCAATAATTCAAATTTCGTCAAAAACGCCGTCACCCTTGTGTCAACTGTGTTAACTTCGGCAGCCATGCCATGACCCTCGTCCTCGCCACCGATGAGACCGGCGGACCGGAAATCTTCGCCAGCGTGCAAGGCGAAGGGCCGAGCGCGGGAATGCCGGTGGCATTCATCCGCCTGTCACGCTGCAACCTCGCCTGCGTGTGGTGCGATACCGCCTATACCTGGCATTTCGATGGCGACGAGCGCCCGCATCGCTCCGGCGAGACCTTCGACCGCAAGGCCAATCAGGTGACGCTGCAAGCCGCCGATGCCGCGCAGCGCATCGCGGCGCTGGGGCAAAACCGTCTGGTCATCACCGGCGGAGAGCCCACCATGCAGGCGGGCAAGCTCGCCGAGATGCTGGAGCATTTGCCGGACATGCGGGTCGAGATCGAGACGAACGGCACGGTGAAACCGCCCGCGCGGCTCGATGTACGGGTGGACCAGTACAATGTCAGCCCGAAGCTGGCGCATAGCGGCAATCCGGCGGAGCTGGCGCTTAAGCCCGACATGCTGGACCACTGGGCCAGCGAACCGCGCGCGTGGTTCAAGTTCGTAATAGCCGCGCCCGGCGATGTGGACGAGGTACTGTCGCTGGTCGAACGCCACGCCATACCGCGCGACCGTGTGTTCCTGATGCCGGAAGGGACGGACAGCGCCACCTTGCGCGAACGAATGGAATGGCTGGTGCCGCTATGCCTGAAGCACGGTTTCCGGCTGAGTGACCGGGCGCATATCCATCTGTTCGGAGATACGCGCGGAACGTGAGGAAGAAGAAGAAGCTGGACCCCGGATCAAGTCCGGGGTGACGAGGGAGTGGGGCGAAGGCAAAACCGTAGATAACCGGACCGAATCGCGAGCGAAGCGAGGGCAAGGCCGAACGGCCGCCCGCAGCGGGCGCAGCTTGCTGCGCGTATAGCGAGGACGATCCGGCGGATGCCGGATCGCAACCCAATCAAGTTCCCTGAGCGCGCCAGCGTTGGACGGTGCGATGCACCATATCCTCTTCGCCGCCGCCTGTGTTCCATAGCTCGGTGAAGCTCGGGTCTTCGGATGCGGGACGCTTGCTTTCCTCGAGATTGTCGAAGGACACGCGGATCGGGATGGATACGCCCTCGCCGCAAACGATGCATTCGCGGTTGCGCAGGGCTGGAATGGAATCGAGGAAGCCACGCGCGCCTTCCGGCATGGCAGCTTTCACGAAAGCCTGGTCGCGGTCATTGTTGAGGCGCATCGAGATGATCGTGCCGCATTGCGACAACACGCCTTCGGCAAGGTCGGACGGGCGCTGCGTGATGAGGCCAAGCGAGATGCCGTATTTACGGCCCTCCTTGGCGATGCGGCTGAGCACGGTGCCGACCGAATTGCCATCAGCATTCTTCTCGTTGGGCACATAGCGGTGCGCCTCTTCGCAAACGAGCAGGATCGGGCTGGTCTTCTCGTTGCGGCCCCAGATGGCGAAGTCGAAAACAAGGCGGCTGAGAACCGCCACAACGGTGCTGGTAATGTCGGACGGCACGCCGGACACGTCGATGATGGAAATCGGTTTGCCGCTGCCCGGCATGCGGAAAATCTTGGCGAGGAAATCGCCCATCGTATCGCCCACCAGCATGCCGGAGAACATGAATTGGTAGCGCGGATCGGCCTTGATCTCCTCGATCTTGGTCTTGATCCGCATATAGGGCGCGGTGTTGGTTGCCTTGTCCAGCTTGCCCATCTCGTCCTGAATGAGGTTCGACAGGTCCGACAAGAGATACGGAATGGGCGAATCCACGGTGATTTTGCCCATGCTTTCGGCCAGGCGATTCTTCTTCCGCGCGGCCAGCAGGCACTTGCCGAGAATGTCGCGGTCGCTCTGCAGATCGTTTCCGCTGGAGTTGAGCAGGACCTCGCAGTGCTCCTCGAAATTCATCAGCCAGTAGGGCATTTGCAGGTTGGAGACATCGAAGATCATCCCGTAATTCTTGAACGCGGCGGAATATTCGCCGTGCGGGTCGATCATCAGGATGTGGCCCTGCGGCGCGGCCTCGCAAATGCGGTGCAGGATCAGCGCGGCGCTGGTGGATTTACCCGTACCGGTGGAGCCGAGCAGGGCGAAGTGCTTGCCCAGCATGGCATCGATATACATGCCGGCGCGAATGTCGCTGGTGGGATAGACCGTGCCGATCTGGATCGCGCTGCGCCCGTCGCTGGCGTAGATCTGGCGCAAATCCTCGGTCGTGGCGGGGAAGACCATGGCGCCGGGGATGGGATAGCGCGTCACACCGCGGCGGAAGCCGTGGATCTTGCCGGTGAGCTTCTCTTCCTTGCCCTCACCCATGAAATCGATGTTGGCGACGACCGAATTGCCCGCGCCGCGGCGATCCTGCTTCTGGTTGCGGACAGACGCCAGCAGCCAGCCGTCACGCGTGCGGATCTTGATCTGGCTGCCGACTT
This sequence is a window from Aurantiacibacter gangjinensis. Protein-coding genes within it:
- a CDS encoding valine--tRNA ligase — translated: MSSELDTTFDPAAIEAKWYAHWEETGAFRPERPDAEPYTIVNPPPNVTGSLHIGHALDNTLQDIVIRYERLRGKDALWVVGTDHAGIATQMVVERQMEARQDKRTNYSREEFVDKVWEWKEESGGTITRQLRRLGCSMDWSREQFTMDEHFTKAVLKVFVDLYNDGLLYRDKRLVNWDPKLKTAISDLEVETQDVKGGFWTFIYPLADGSGDIRVSTTRPETMLADMAVAVHPEDDRYKDLIARGAKVKLPITGREIPIVADEHADPELGSGAVKITPGHDFNDFDVGKRAGIAASEMLNMLDAEARVCQTADGLVPDELIGLDRFDARKRVVEMLKESGHLVPHVAKTKKGEEQELDAEPRTIPTPFGDRGGVPIEPWLTDQWYVDAAELAKKPIAAVKSGEIDIVPSSWEKTFFNWMENIQPWCVSRQLWWGHRIPAWYDESGKAYVAMTEDEAQAQAGNGVALRRDEDVLDTWFSSALWPFATLGWPEGEANTPPSAHPEPVEGSSFTSSAASEEKGSPSTSSGRAVSLYEKHYPNNLLISGFDILFFWDARMMMAGYYNTGQAPWPKLYLHGLVRAADGQKMSKSKGNVVDPLGLIDQYGADALRFFMAAMESQGRDIKMDNKRVEGYRNFATKLWNATRFCQSYGIGASDTIKAPPARLAANQWIIGEVQQTVAALDAAMADLRFDTAASTIYHFTWDRFCDWYLELIKPVLQSDEAIPAQDETKAVAGWALDQILVMLHPFMPFITEELWHAQGNRSYDLILAKWPDPRAEVSKDATDAIDWTIALTTATRGARNELGISPGEKLAAYVANPSDVAQRVLDRSAAAIERLARLSPVTVSEAPAGAAMQVTAGDDVFVVPLEGVIDIEAERARLQKALAASQKEAGSLQGRLGNANFVERAKPEAVEKARDDLAHHQAEAARLEAALARLG
- a CDS encoding 7-carboxy-7-deazaguanine synthase QueE gives rise to the protein MTLVLATDETGGPEIFASVQGEGPSAGMPVAFIRLSRCNLACVWCDTAYTWHFDGDERPHRSGETFDRKANQVTLQAADAAQRIAALGQNRLVITGGEPTMQAGKLAEMLEHLPDMRVEIETNGTVKPPARLDVRVDQYNVSPKLAHSGNPAELALKPDMLDHWASEPRAWFKFVIAAPGDVDEVLSLVERHAIPRDRVFLMPEGTDSATLRERMEWLVPLCLKHGFRLSDRAHIHLFGDTRGT
- a CDS encoding ATP-binding protein, whose amino-acid sequence is MNEMSGKQFGNFNSVPESGAPPRPSEIAASQAAPSQAPAQAATQPPARTSAPAPAALPASAPEPTEADTECARQPIGVVLDIAGSGSQIALDLERLNECMDHPDPSIALAGQVGSQIKIRTRDGWLLASVRNQKQDRRGAGNSVVANIDFMGEGKEEKLTGKIHGFRRGVTRYPIPGAMVFPATTEDLRQIYASDGRSAIQIGTVYPTSDIRAGMYIDAMLGKHFALLGSTGTGKSTSAALILHRICEAAPQGHILMIDPHGEYSAAFKNYGMIFDVSNLQMPYWLMNFEEHCEVLLNSSGNDLQSDRDILGKCLLAARKKNRLAESMGKITVDSPIPYLLSDLSNLIQDEMGKLDKATNTAPYMRIKTKIEEIKADPRYQFMFSGMLVGDTMGDFLAKIFRMPGSGKPISIIDVSGVPSDITSTVVAVLSRLVFDFAIWGRNEKTSPILLVCEEAHRYVPNEKNADGNSVGTVLSRIAKEGRKYGISLGLITQRPSDLAEGVLSQCGTIISMRLNNDRDQAFVKAAMPEGARGFLDSIPALRNRECIVCGEGVSIPIRVSFDNLEESKRPASEDPSFTELWNTGGGEEDMVHRTVQRWRAQGT